One genomic region from Mauremys reevesii isolate NIE-2019 unplaced genomic scaffold, ASM1616193v1 Contig91, whole genome shotgun sequence encodes:
- the LOC120395047 gene encoding olfactory receptor 52E2-like, whose amino-acid sequence MAAFNLTPSDPSTFILMGIPGLEAAHVWISIPFCTFYIISLLANFTLLSVVGKEQTLHKPMYLLLCMLALTDIATPTFVMPKALGIFWSNLKGITLAGCLTQMFFLHMVSVMHSATLVTMAFDRYVAICNPLRYATILSNAQIAKLGLVCLIRAVLFILPLPVFMSQQSFCANRIIPHTQCEFAVLYKMACGDITVITIYTLMLMAVILGFDLTLIALSYGLIIRTVLRISSKDAHQKALNTCTTHFCLMVTYYTPSIFSNLTYLFGQGIAPHVHVILGDLYLLIPPMLNPIIYGVRTKELRDKVGKYTCCKR is encoded by the coding sequence atggcagctttcaacctCACCCCCTCTGACCCTTCAACATTCATCCTAATGGGCATCCCCGGCCTGGAGGCTGCCCAcgtctggatttccatccctttctgtACGTTCTACATTATCAGCCTGTTAGCAAATTTCACGCTTCTGTCTGTTGTAGGTAAggagcagaccctgcacaagccaatgtacctgctgctctgcatgctggcgcTCACCGACATCGCCACACCTACCTTCGTCATGCCAAAGGCACTGGGCATATTTTGGTCCAATCTGAAAGGTATTACTCTGgctggctgcctcacccagatgttcttccttcacaTGGTTTCTGTTATGCACTCAGCCACCCTCGTGACAATGGCCTTCGATCGCTacgttgccatatgtaaccctcttAGATATGCCACTATCCTCAGCAATGCACAAATAGCTAAACTCGGGCTTGTATGTTTGATAagagctgttctcttcattctgccCCTTCCTGTGTTCATGAGTCAGCAGTCATTCTGTGCCAACCGCATTATCCCCCATACACAATGTGAGTTCGCAGTTCTGTACAAGATGGCATGTGGGGACATTACAGTAATCACGATATATACTTTGATGCTAATGGCTGTAATATTGGGGTTTGACCTGACGCTCATTGCCCTGTCCTATGGTCTGATCATCAGGACCgtcctcagaatctcctccaaGGATGCCCACCAGAAAGCTCTCAACACTTGCACAACCCACTTCTGTCTGATGGTTACTTATTATACCCCCAGCATCTTCTCCAATCTCACATACTTGTTTGGTCAGGGCATCGCTCCCCATGTTCACGTCATCTTGGGTGACCTCTATCTCCTCATCCCTCCCATGCTCAACCCGATCATTTATGGGGTCAGAACCAAAGAGCTTCGTGACAAAGTAGGCAAATACACCTGCTGCAAGAGGTGA